The Rhododendron vialii isolate Sample 1 chromosome 3a, ASM3025357v1 nucleotide sequence cattttgcctttaaaagtaaatttcattttaaaaagttagtgaataaaagtgtaatgatgatgtctccataaagagtaagtagagaaagtagaggtaaaaactaatgtgaaaggtgtaatgatgatgttttcttagtaagttggagttacgaagcgagacacttaaaaatggacggagggagtaaaacaTTTACTTCGAGTGTCTCTCAAAAAATTTCAGATCAATCGAATAGTTATAAATGTCTGATCCAAcgttcattttttgtttcagaGTTTAGGATTCTGAATGAAGCATTTGACATATGAACCACGCATTTACAATTATCCAATTGACCTGAAATTTTACaaggacacttaaaaaatatttaaaaataatcaaagatCCAATTTGGATTGTTTTCGTGGGACCCataagtgggccccacaatttGTCGGTATCCCATCGGTTCTCTCCTGGGCCCTAAGACTCTTCCCATCACACATTGTTGTGAGATCCTCACACTTAGACCccatttctactaacaaaaaacactaaaaacttaacgcattttaccatctcgtttctactaacaaaaatgttgtcaacaaaaattatttttgctacagtaattctactcacaaacctatcaacaacttattcattactagaaacaacttgatatttctcGACAACTTTTTCACCCCCGGaaatacctaacaacttctcaaccacacataaaaatttacaaatttttcactaccgaaaacacctccTTAATCTCGGACCCCACTGAAATGCGTGGTTGAGGAGAGACCTAAGGCGGCCAGGGGCACCACAGGGCcaggggcattgaataatttttcctggTTTTGGTAATTGTTTTTTGGTTCGTTAggtttaaataaataaataaataccgTTTGGAACAGCACGAGTTTTGGCAAGTAAACGTAATTGGGCTTAAGGGAAGCCTGCCCTTCCCAATTTCATAGTagtgttttgttctttctttttaggAAAGAAATTAAATCCACTCAGAGCTAATATTCCTTGAAGTAGCTTAAATTGCATGCTAATGGTCAAATTTTTTCATTCTCTCATTTTCTCCACATAAGAAAATCCATGAAATGCCAAATGTTATAACAATAAAGTTATAGGGACCGACGGTCCCCATACTGAAACtttaccgacggccgcgccgggccattTCTGGCCACCGCACGGTCGGTCCAAGacctccaaaaattctataaaaaaaaaacgaggggacttacgcgggaatcaacggcatccgatgtgtgtggGATGCTTAATCTAAACAccttatttttcgtgtatatgttCGGTGGCCGAAGATTGCCTGATGCGGCCGTTGATACAGTTTTGGTATAGGGACCGTCGGTATGAATAGCACTACTCATGTTATAAATGCTTTGGTGACTTTTATTTTGGGAAAGTACAATGCAAGTTGCTATTTTTGGTTGCCACATGAACGACCTAAACCGTTGATTATATTTTAAGCATTTACTTTGAATGTCTCTGAAAAAATTCCAGATCAATCGGATAACTATAAATGATTGATCCAACgttcattttttgtttaagAGTTTAGGATTCTGAATGAAACATTTGACATATGGACCACGCACTTATGTTTATCCAATTGACCAGAAATTTTACAGAGACACttgaaaaacattaaaaaaataagcaacgATCCAAACTGGATCGTTTTCGTGGGACCTCTAAGTGGGCCCCACGATTTGTCGGCACTCCCCCGGTCGATCCCAAGACTCTCTCCAATCACACATTGTTGTGGGATTCTCACACTTAATCTCGGACCCTACAGAAATGTGTGGTTGAGGAgagacattgaataattttttcctgGTTTTGGTAATTGTGTTTGGTCCGTTAggtttaaataaataaatgggaAATGCCGTTTGCAACAGGACTAGTTTTGGCAACAAAACGTAATTGGGCTTAAGGGAAGCCTGCCCATCCCAATTTCATACTAGTagtgttttgttctttctttttaggaaaaaaataaaaataaaaatccatttAGAGCTTCTCTAATACTCTTTAGAAGTAGCTTAAATTGCAGGCAAATGGTCAAAAATTTTCATTCTctcattatttttttctcacataagaaaagagaaatgatattggcactccaaaaattgatgcatacactccaaaaacaaaacaaaatggctttgaaattacattaattttggagtgtctgcatcaatttttggagtaccaatatcattttcctaagAAAATCCACGAAATGCCAAATGTTAGTAAATGCTGAAAGTGATGTTTGGTGACTTCTATTTTGGAAAAGTAGTAGTGAAATGCAAGTTGATGGCAGATGATTTGGCCATTTTGGTGCGTTTAACAACTGATTTCTCAGCTATTGGAGTTGCTTTCCACTCCCCCATATGGCACTGCTTCGGTTCGGGTATTGGTAAAACAAAAACTATAAAACGAAATCGAAAATTATACTACTGCATGAAAccaaaaacgaaacaaaaaacgATCGGTTTTCTTTTTATCGAAGCCATAACCAAAACCGtcggttattttttttcctatcaACGAAACTATTACtaccattttggaaaaaaaaaataaaaaaaaaggaatgagaTTTGACATGGCGTTGCTACAGTTGAACACGGGGTGCGTGTTGTCCCTAATCATGCGTGTTGGGCCGATTTGAGCCGTTTATGCTCAGCAAAGATGACCCAGATTGCATCTTAGCCGATCCACAATGGACGGTCGAGATTTGTTTGATCGAGAtgcaatctgagccgtccattgccgagcATGAACGGCCCGGATCGGCCCGACACGCATGTCGGACACATTTGTAGCTCTTTTGGTCATTGGTTTATTTGCATTAATTTTAGCCATGGATCGATTGCTTGACTGCTTAGACTTTGGAGTAAGTTTAAGCCGAAACTCACAAAATAACTTTGTTCACTTTTTCAagttttaagaaatttttttactctttgcacgattctcaataaatttttctatttatctctATCCACTCATTtgcctccaaaaaaaattctcaaaacacaaaaccaaacaaagtcgatcttggtttgatttttccttttgtttgtttggttttgcttcgcataattattttttgtagtTCATTGCGATATTCTTATAATGGGGAAAATGTACAATACACACACTCTTTAAaaatgtgtaccatatgcatctATTGCAGgctcattcataatattttggtatATTTGGTAAATTTTGTTCTAAAACTTGATTGataacattttcaaaacccaaacttccctcaataaatttttagcaataggattcataacattttcactacgattcataatattttggtgcaTTTTGTAACATTTATACTTAATTAAAAATCGTAACTTTTCAGCAAGATAGAATTCGTAACGTTTAGAATAAGTAACTTTTTTActagaatcataacattttggcgCGTCTCgaaacttttatactaaaaacaTGTTTGAAACTTCTAAGTTTCAGACAAGTGTGGTTTTATTCGAACTCTAAAAAATTCCCTCTAGCACCTCTTCGCACCGAATTTTCTCTTCCCTCAGTTGGTGCCGGAGCCCAGAGTTATTTCAATCGAAATTTATAACAGGTCTCTTTGGATGAATGGATTTcacgagaaaagaaaaaaaatggttatgATTTCTTATGAAATCACTCATTTGTATTGAGCATTTTAGTatgaaatggagagaaaagtatgggaaaaaaaaataattcgatTTGCTCTTTGCCTTTCTTATCTAATCATTTCTCACCATTCAAACGGATCGTAAGTACTTGATCCGAACAAATTCAGATGCAaaaattactactccctccgtcctttttttgtgttcagtatttcattttgggctgtcccttaataagtgtccattttgtaaagttaagggggtaaagttggtgtattgtctattttgtccctaaaagtagattttattttgaaaagttagtaagtaaaagtgtaatgatgatgggtaagtagggaaagtggaggaaaaagttgatgtgaaaggtgtaatgatgatgtctttttaataagttggagttacgaagcaggacacttaaaaagggacggatggagtagttttttttttgatgattcaaTGTGCTTGATCCGAAAAAAAATTGTGGGCCTTAAGTGTCTGACCCCATCCCCCCCACCCGCCTCTACGTAAAGCACGAGAGAAGAAGACAGACGACTTGGTACACGACATGAATCCCCGAGATGACGTCACCCTCTCATAAGAAAACGAAAACGAAAACGAAAACGGAAACGTCACCACATCATAGGAATTAAAGAGGGCTTACGGATGTATAGAGATAGATCCATGCGTACCAAATTGGACACAAGTACAGTAGTATTTATTTGCGTCCGTAGCATTATTCCATAAAAACTTAAAAGCGACGTCGCGGTCTgcctattattattattattattattcttatttgctactaggggtgtgcacaggtcggacgggtcgggttcggccccgaacCCTACCCGATCAGTCCGTTAACACTTTTTTcggacccgaacccgaaccgaaggaggggggTACCCGTCCGTGTGatcgatttttttggtcgggtcgggttcgacCAAAACCGAGGTAAACTATATGAATTCGTGCTTTTTTGGTCGggttggtcgggtcgggtaagaaaaaacagcaccccgagccccgacccgaaaactgattttttgggaaaagtgtacccgtacccgaccgaaccatatgttcggccccgcccgaaacccttcgggtcgggtcgggtctcggtttttttgcacaccccctATTTGCTACCATCACGTACAAACAGAGACGGAGCCACCATGAAGGCTTATGGGGGCCACGGCCCCCGCATTGTTTcgagtttttttaattaaatttaaattttatttttagtaattttttgtttgttgagaattactatattttttattgagtgttatttaaaaatttaaatgctttaagaatgtgtttgttttgggttccAAAACCCAATTCTACCCTCTGCTCATGGTCTcctataagttttttttttcaattattaatcttttttctctttctatctctctcccccacccaaaaaaaaccttcctcaaaatctaaaccaaacaaatcttgaaatttcaaagcCTTGTTGTTGTAGTCCGGCTCCTGTATTTACAAAATTTTGGTTCCGTCCCTGCGTACAAACACACCAACAAATGTAAAATACTCCCTAGCTCACAAGAGAGATGAAGCCCACACGCGTTGCACACTTCTAGTGTGTGTTGTTCCGGTCGGACGTAGATTCTTACTCATTAGGGGTTCGAATCACATATTCCTTTATTCTTAGCAAAATATATAAATCTGTAATATACTTTGCTTTGAAAAGAAGATTAGATTGTGTGCATGTACATAACTGCCGTTGAATATTATACCTAGCTACAATCAAAAAATAGATGTATTAACTTGAAATTTTGGAGTTTGTTTCCACACATATATGAGAACTTTACAAACCCTTTTTTCACTCAAAAGAACTTATAGAGGCCGATCCTGTATAACTTTTTCCAAATTATCctaaaaaattagtataatcAGTAGAAGTATTTAGAATTGTGTAGGGGTCAGGACACCCCGATACCTTCCTTGTGTCCGCTGCTGATGGGTCCCACCTCTATTGTAAGCGTAGATTTTGATTGGAAGGGCAAAAAAGGTATTGGTAGATATTCTGTGTTTGTTTCTAGAAAATCAAAAGGAAACCACCACCCACCCCATTACCTACAGTCTGCAGTCAACCTGTTGAAACTCCCCGCCCTCCCCGCCCTCTCCCCTCCCTCCAATaattcccatctctctctctctctctctccctctccctctctctctctcttcctatcTATATATACAGTGTAAACACACGCATACACAGCAGCACAATATTTCCTTCCTTTCGCCCTAAAAACCTCCTCTCTCTAAGTCTGTGTGCCCGACATGCCTCAGGTCGATCTCGACACCCTCGTTTCCATCTGCTCCGGCGGCGGCGACTGCAAGATCGCCTGCGAACCGCTTCAAGCCCACGCCGCCGGCGAACAACCTCTAGACGACAACGACGACGACGAGAAGAAGCCAGATCTTCCGCAGCAGCCGGATTCCCCGCCGGAATCGTTCTGGCTCTCCAGGGACGCCGAGTTCGACTGGTTCGATCGCAACGCCTTCTACGAGCGCAAGGACTCGGGCAAGGGCTCCACTTCCGGCAACTTGAACCCGAATTTGAACCCGCACCTGCACTCGAACAACTCCTCGTCGCAGAGGTTCTCGAAGAACCTGAAGGCCAAGGCGAAGATCATCGGGCTGCCGAAGACGCAGAAGGCGAGCTACGTCGACGCGAACCGGAGGAACTGTAAGAAAAAACCGGCCAACGCTCGGTTTTTTAATAGTAACAATAAGGCGCTGGTGGAGCCGTCGTCGCCGAAGGTGTCGTGTATGGGGCGAGTGAGGTCGAAGCGGGGGCGGAAGAAGGTTAGGAGCGACGAGAAGAAGGCGAAGGCGGTGGAGAAGGCTACTAGGGGGGTGGAGAGGAGCCGGACCGGTTTGTACGGGCGGTTTATGGCGATCTTCCGGTCGAAGCGGAGGACGGGGCCTCCTCCGCCTGTGGAAGAATCGCCGCCAAGGAGGAGCGTGGAGGTTCGGTCGTCGTTTAGGGGGGAGCCGCCCGGTTTGGGAGGGATGACGCGGTTCGCGTCGGGGAGGAGGTCGGCGTCGTCGTGGGCTGGggatgaatgagagagagagagagatggtgacGTGGCGAGATGGGACTGGTCGACGGCGGCTGAAAGGTCGGGTGGGCCCAGGGGTCGTTGGTCTAATATGGTGGGTTGGTGTGAATTCCGGGTTTGGTTTGAGTGACGTGTGACGTTGAATAACGAATTCCTCGTCGTTTCCAAGGGTAAAATCGGAGTAAAAGCAACAGTTTTCACATTTTTAtcccccctccctcccttttttttttttggaagtttcgTGCTTTGTTTGCAACACTTTTAGGGGTAGCTTTATGTAAATAGAAGTGCGATTTTTTTGGTAGTATTTGtataaatcaaatcaaattttgagtgcgggaaatattttcttttaccCTTTGGAACTGTTTGCCCCTTACAATCAAGTATGTACATATTTAGAagcttttttttgtgtgtgtgtgtataatgTGTAGATTCAGACGCAAAATAAGTAAAAATGCTAATAGAAGGGGCATATCACTTCAGTTATATCAAGGAGAGCAAGTTAATAAAGCCCTATCAATCGTGTTGGAGGTTTTGCGCAATGACCGCAGTGGTCTTGGAGTTTATTGAGCTACTGCGTTAAGTGTTTTTGTGTCTTatgtatccaaaaaaaaaagggggcgggGGAACCTCTAAATTATCCGGTTATTTTTACtaaattttagattttgtttGTAAACTTTATGAAGAAAGATTTCCTCAAAATTGTCTTATTATTAGTAATAACAcaagttggggggggggggggggagggaatCTTTCCTCAAAATTGTCTTATTATTAATAATAACACAAGTTTCCTGGGGGAGGGGTGCAAGCGAGATCCCAGGTAATAACACAAGTTTTCGGGGGAATCTTTCCTCAAAATTgtcttattattattaataataacACAAGtttccggggggggggggggggggcgggcaAGCGAGATCCCAGGGGACACACTTCTAAATTATCCGGTTATTTTTACtaaattttaagttttgtttgtAGACTTTATAAAGAAAGATTTCCTCAAAATTGTCTTATTATTAGTAATAACACCGGGGGGCCCTCAAAATTTTCTTATTATTAATAATAACACAAGTttggggggggagggggaggttgtgtgtgcgtgtgttctTTCCTGGgaggggggtgtgtgtgtgtgttctttcCTCAAAATTTTCTTATTATTAATAATAACACAAGTTTTCTGGGGGTGCAAGCGAGGTCCCAGGTCCTCACACCTCTAAATTA carries:
- the LOC131318897 gene encoding uncharacterized protein LOC131318897 is translated as MPQVDLDTLVSICSGGGDCKIACEPLQAHAAGEQPLDDNDDDEKKPDLPQQPDSPPESFWLSRDAEFDWFDRNAFYERKDSGKGSTSGNLNPNLNPHLHSNNSSSQRFSKNLKAKAKIIGLPKTQKASYVDANRRNCKKKPANARFFNSNNKALVEPSSPKVSCMGRVRSKRGRKKVRSDEKKAKAVEKATRGVERSRTGLYGRFMAIFRSKRRTGPPPPVEESPPRRSVEVRSSFRGEPPGLGGMTRFASGRRSASSWAGDE